Proteins found in one Arachis stenosperma cultivar V10309 chromosome 8, arast.V10309.gnm1.PFL2, whole genome shotgun sequence genomic segment:
- the LOC130944163 gene encoding uncharacterized protein LOC130944163 isoform X2, translated as MNRNNNNNNGNSRDDKPCCYFHPKQLLIGVCPLCLNERLLIVAAKQGHHRHRYHHHHSSSSSSSKASSHNRILQSSSSSVHRKPASSSSIHKIFAFGSLFSRQDSHQHQWKTQINYEYDASSSPEEDSFISIKFEENGIASWEKNTVSNTKMMSKNTTTTKDSNNKSVIEHGKSRDMLRWRKRIGHIFHLMRWKRTGGVCHVGTKVEGVKVRKSNWMRTLTKRNKTME; from the exons ATGAAcagaaataacaataataataatggcaACAGTAGAGATGACAAGCCATGCTGCTATTTCCATCCAAAGCAACTTCTTATTGGTGTTTGTCCCTTGTGTCTCAATGAGAGGCTTCTCATAGTAGCTGCAAAACAAGGCCACCACCGTCATcgctaccaccaccaccactcttcttcttcctcttcttccaaagCTTCCTCACACAATAGGATTCTTCAGAGTTCTTCTTCTTCCGTACACAGAAAGCCAGCAAGTAGTTCTTCTATTCACAAGATCTTTGCTTTTGGCTCTCTCTTCAGTCGCCAAGACTCTCATCAGCACCAGTGGAAAACTCAGATTAACTATGAGTATGATGCTTCTTCAAGTCCAGAAG AAGACTCATTCATTTCAATCAAGTTTGAAGAGAATGGTATTGCCTCGTGGGAAAAGAACACGGTTTCTAACACCAAAATGATGTCAAAgaacaccaccaccaccaaagACAGTAACAACAAGAGTGTGATAGAGCATGGAAAGTCACGTGACATGCTGAGGTGGCGAAAGAGGATTGGCCACATATTCCACCTCATGAGGTGGAAGAGGACAGGTGGCGTGTGCCACGTAGGCACCAAGGTGGAGGGAGTCAAAGTCAGAAAGAGTAATTGGATGAGGACTCTGACAAAGAGGAACAAGACCATGGAATga
- the LOC130944163 gene encoding uncharacterized protein LOC130944163 isoform X1: protein MNRNNNNNNGNSRDDKPCCYFHPKQLLIGVCPLCLNERLLIVAAKQGHHRHRYHHHHSSSSSSSKASSHNRILQSSSSSVHRKPASSSSIHKIFAFGSLFSRQDSHQHQWKTQINYEYDASSSPEDSFISIKFEENGIASWEKNTVSNTKMMSKNTTTTKDSNNKSVIEHGKSRDMLRWRKRIGHIFHLMRWKRTGGVCHVGTKVEGVKVRKSNWMRTLTKRNKTME, encoded by the exons ATGAAcagaaataacaataataataatggcaACAGTAGAGATGACAAGCCATGCTGCTATTTCCATCCAAAGCAACTTCTTATTGGTGTTTGTCCCTTGTGTCTCAATGAGAGGCTTCTCATAGTAGCTGCAAAACAAGGCCACCACCGTCATcgctaccaccaccaccactcttcttcttcctcttcttccaaagCTTCCTCACACAATAGGATTCTTCAGAGTTCTTCTTCTTCCGTACACAGAAAGCCAGCAAGTAGTTCTTCTATTCACAAGATCTTTGCTTTTGGCTCTCTCTTCAGTCGCCAAGACTCTCATCAGCACCAGTGGAAAACTCAGATTAACTATGAGTATGATGCTTCTTCAAGTCCAGAAG ACTCATTCATTTCAATCAAGTTTGAAGAGAATGGTATTGCCTCGTGGGAAAAGAACACGGTTTCTAACACCAAAATGATGTCAAAgaacaccaccaccaccaaagACAGTAACAACAAGAGTGTGATAGAGCATGGAAAGTCACGTGACATGCTGAGGTGGCGAAAGAGGATTGGCCACATATTCCACCTCATGAGGTGGAAGAGGACAGGTGGCGTGTGCCACGTAGGCACCAAGGTGGAGGGAGTCAAAGTCAGAAAGAGTAATTGGATGAGGACTCTGACAAAGAGGAACAAGACCATGGAATga